In the Adlercreutzia equolifaciens DSM 19450 genome, one interval contains:
- the hcp gene encoding hydroxylamine reductase, producing MATEQMFCFQCEQVAKCEACTGGAGVCGKPADVADAQDALTGAMIALARTAREAGVKNDRICDLIVDGLFTCMTNVNFDGQAVTALKDAVRAETAAVAAAAGIEPVSDYDVDQIWGDDEDIRSLKSLVLFGLRGTAAYAYHARVLGYRDATVDEFFADALAQLAEPGSVDALLPLALKVGEVNLGCMRLLDEANTGTYGTPEPTTVAMEVEPGPFIVISGHDLHDLKLLLEQTEGTGVSVYTHGEMLPAHAYPELKKYPQLKGNFGTAWQNQKKEFDGVPAAFLFTTNCLMPPKESYADNVFTTEVVAFPGCTHIGPDKDFGQVIQKALELGGYDEPHTIPGINGGTTMTTGFAQGTVLSVADTVVDAVKSGAIKHFFLVAGCDGARPGRNYYTEFVKATPDDTVVLTLACGKYRFNDLDLGEIGGLPRLMDMGQCNDAYSAIQVAVALAEAFDCGVNDLPLSMVLSWYEQKAVCILLTLLHLGIQNIKLGPTLPAFVSPGVLDVLVENYGIAPITTPEADLAELLGE from the coding sequence ATGGCGACAGAGCAAATGTTTTGCTTCCAATGCGAGCAGGTGGCGAAGTGCGAGGCCTGCACCGGCGGCGCCGGCGTGTGCGGCAAGCCGGCCGATGTGGCCGATGCCCAGGACGCGCTGACCGGGGCGATGATCGCTTTGGCCCGCACGGCCCGGGAGGCCGGCGTCAAGAACGACCGTATCTGCGATCTCATCGTGGACGGCCTGTTCACCTGCATGACCAACGTGAACTTCGACGGGCAGGCCGTGACCGCGCTTAAGGACGCAGTGCGCGCCGAGACGGCCGCCGTGGCCGCCGCGGCCGGCATCGAGCCGGTCTCCGACTACGACGTCGACCAGATCTGGGGCGACGACGAGGACATCCGCTCGCTCAAGTCCCTCGTGCTGTTCGGCCTGCGCGGTACGGCGGCCTACGCCTACCACGCCCGGGTGCTGGGCTACCGCGACGCGACTGTCGACGAGTTCTTCGCCGACGCCCTGGCGCAGCTGGCCGAGCCGGGCTCGGTGGACGCGCTTCTGCCCCTGGCGCTGAAGGTGGGCGAGGTGAACCTCGGCTGCATGAGGCTGCTCGATGAGGCCAACACGGGCACTTACGGCACGCCGGAGCCCACCACCGTCGCCATGGAGGTGGAGCCGGGCCCGTTCATCGTCATCTCCGGCCACGACTTGCACGACCTGAAGCTTCTGCTGGAGCAGACCGAGGGCACAGGCGTGAGCGTCTACACCCACGGCGAGATGCTGCCGGCCCACGCCTATCCGGAGCTGAAGAAGTACCCGCAGCTCAAGGGCAATTTCGGTACCGCGTGGCAGAACCAGAAGAAGGAGTTCGACGGCGTGCCCGCGGCCTTCCTGTTCACCACCAACTGCCTCATGCCTCCCAAGGAGAGCTACGCCGACAACGTGTTCACCACGGAAGTCGTCGCCTTCCCCGGCTGCACGCATATCGGCCCCGACAAGGACTTCGGCCAGGTTATCCAGAAGGCGCTGGAGCTGGGCGGCTACGACGAGCCCCACACGATTCCCGGCATCAACGGCGGCACGACGATGACCACGGGCTTCGCCCAGGGCACGGTGCTCTCCGTGGCCGACACGGTGGTGGACGCGGTGAAGAGCGGCGCCATCAAGCACTTCTTCCTCGTCGCCGGCTGCGACGGCGCGCGCCCGGGCCGCAACTACTACACCGAGTTCGTGAAGGCCACCCCCGACGACACGGTGGTGCTCACCCTGGCCTGCGGCAAGTACCGCTTCAACGACCTCGATCTGGGCGAGATCGGCGGCCTGCCGCGCCTCATGGACATGGGCCAGTGCAACGATGCCTACAGCGCCATCCAGGTGGCCGTAGCCCTGGCCGAGGCCTTCGACTGCGGCGTGAACGACCTGCCGCTGTCCATGGTGCTGTCCTGGTACGAGCAGAAGGCCGTCTGCATCCTGCTCACGCTGCTGCACCTGGGCATTCAGAACATCAAGCTCGGCCCCACGCTGCCGGCCTTCGTGAGCCCGGGCGTTCTCGACGTCCTCGTTGAGAACTACGGCATCGCCCCTATCACCACCCCGGAGGCCGACCTCGCGGAGCTTCTGGGCGAGTAG
- a CDS encoding isochorismatase family protein produces MIEPARAAFLLIDMQNGFIDGASPLCIAGAAAAVPACAHALAAAREHGLAVFHVRRAYAADGSDVEAVRWETWAEGGRPLSSADPMSLACPSELAPAPGEPVVVKPSWSAFFGTDLDALLRAGDIGTLVLAGTTTPNCVRSTAYDGLARGFNVAVLRDATSSRSPEAQEANLADMEAAGIQLIHTDDFAANGLLHVRDTEAEVARAVALELEAKARNTETDAAADTAAANGSGAPLPPTPTLESIETVSTGWINKYHLHYTLPDGRPYTYEGVSRKGPERYEAALEALGSTGAPDPDAVCIVPLLPDGSVLLEREFRYPLNSWCVSLPAGLIDAGESLEEAVARELSEETGYRLRDDIAPAVRPLPQPGFSSTGLTEENVQVVFAQVEPAGQARPDSAELIEPFTVARADLRAFLDANQLPIGTRCQLILELLAI; encoded by the coding sequence GTGATAGAACCAGCCCGCGCCGCCTTCCTGCTCATCGATATGCAGAACGGATTCATCGACGGCGCCTCGCCCCTGTGCATCGCCGGTGCCGCCGCCGCCGTTCCCGCCTGCGCCCATGCCCTGGCCGCCGCCCGCGAGCACGGCCTCGCCGTCTTCCACGTGCGCCGCGCCTACGCCGCCGACGGCAGCGATGTGGAGGCCGTGCGCTGGGAGACATGGGCAGAAGGGGGCCGGCCGCTTTCCAGCGCCGATCCGATGAGCCTTGCGTGCCCGTCTGAGCTGGCGCCGGCCCCTGGCGAGCCCGTCGTCGTGAAGCCGAGCTGGTCGGCCTTCTTCGGCACCGATCTGGACGCCCTGCTGCGCGCAGGGGACATCGGCACCCTCGTGCTCGCGGGCACCACCACCCCCAACTGCGTGCGCTCGACGGCCTACGACGGGCTGGCGCGCGGCTTCAACGTCGCCGTCCTGCGGGACGCCACCTCCTCGCGCAGCCCCGAAGCACAGGAGGCGAATCTGGCGGACATGGAGGCCGCGGGCATCCAGCTTATCCACACCGACGACTTCGCGGCCAACGGGCTTCTGCACGTCCGCGACACCGAGGCCGAGGTGGCCCGGGCCGTGGCCCTGGAGCTGGAGGCGAAGGCGCGGAACACGGAAACGGACGCGGCAGCGGATACGGCGGCCGCAAATGGCTCGGGGGCTCCCTTGCCCCCTACCCCGACGCTCGAGTCCATCGAGACCGTCTCTACCGGCTGGATCAACAAGTACCACCTGCACTACACGCTGCCCGACGGGCGCCCCTACACCTACGAGGGCGTCTCCCGCAAGGGGCCCGAGCGCTACGAGGCCGCTTTGGAGGCCTTAGGGAGCACCGGTGCGCCCGACCCCGACGCCGTCTGCATCGTGCCCCTTCTGCCCGACGGCTCGGTGCTGCTGGAGCGCGAGTTCCGCTATCCGCTGAACAGCTGGTGCGTATCGCTGCCCGCCGGCCTCATCGACGCCGGCGAGTCTTTGGAAGAGGCCGTCGCTCGCGAGCTTTCCGAGGAGACCGGCTACCGGCTGCGCGACGACATCGCCCCGGCGGTGCGTCCGCTGCCCCAGCCCGGCTTCTCGTCCACGGGCCTTACCGAGGAGAACGTCCAGGTGGTCTTCGCCCAGGTGGAGCCCGCCGGCCAGGCGCGCCCCGACAGCGCCGAGCTCATCGAGCCCTTCACCGTGGCCCGCGCCGACCTGCGCGCCTTCCTGGACGCCAACCAGCTCCCCATCGGCACCCGCTGCCAGCTCATCCTGGAGTTGCTCGCGATCTAG
- a CDS encoding SPFH domain-containing protein, whose translation MIGLAIIIVLLVLLLPQALFIVPQQNVYIIERLGKFNRTVGAGLNIKIPFFETIAAKVDMRTRQEQFGIDAKTRDNVTVTMAIAAQYRVSAQPAANGQPSGVWRSYYMLANPTAQMRSYLIDALRSSVPQYTLDEVFDKKDAIASDVNQTVSGLMVAYGYDVVSTLITSIDLPADVEQSMNRINSAQREKEAAQSLAEAERIKVVTEARARAEAMEQAGRGIAAQRKAIADGISESLAVIKSSGVSAAEANQLFIFTQWTDMMSEFARNGRQSTVVLPSDFTATASMFEQMLVAQETEGADEFVIVEEEEK comes from the coding sequence ATGATCGGACTTGCTATCATCATCGTTCTTTTGGTGCTGCTTCTGCCCCAGGCGCTGTTCATCGTTCCGCAGCAGAACGTCTACATCATCGAGCGGCTGGGCAAGTTCAACCGCACCGTGGGCGCGGGCCTGAACATTAAGATCCCGTTCTTCGAGACCATTGCCGCCAAGGTGGACATGCGCACGCGCCAGGAGCAGTTCGGGATCGATGCGAAGACCCGCGACAACGTGACGGTGACCATGGCCATCGCCGCCCAGTACCGCGTGAGCGCCCAGCCGGCGGCCAACGGGCAGCCCTCGGGCGTGTGGCGCAGCTACTACATGCTGGCCAACCCCACGGCTCAGATGCGCTCCTACCTCATCGACGCCCTGCGCTCCAGCGTGCCGCAGTACACGCTTGACGAGGTCTTCGACAAAAAGGACGCCATCGCGTCGGACGTGAACCAGACCGTTTCCGGCCTCATGGTGGCCTACGGCTACGACGTGGTGAGCACGCTCATCACCTCCATCGATTTGCCCGCCGACGTGGAGCAGTCCATGAACCGCATCAACTCCGCCCAGCGCGAGAAGGAGGCCGCCCAGTCGCTGGCCGAGGCCGAGCGCATCAAGGTGGTCACCGAGGCCCGCGCCCGTGCCGAGGCCATGGAGCAGGCCGGTCGCGGCATCGCGGCCCAGCGCAAGGCCATCGCCGACGGCATCTCGGAGTCGCTCGCGGTCATCAAGAGCTCCGGCGTGTCGGCGGCCGAGGCCAACCAGCTGTTCATCTTCACCCAGTGGACCGACATGATGAGCGAGTTCGCCCGCAACGGCCGCCAGTCCACCGTGGTGCTGCCGAGCGACTTCACGGCGACGGCCTCCATGTTCGAGCAGATGCTCGTGGCCCAGGAGACGGAAGGCGCCGACGAGTTCGTCATCGTGGAGGAAGAGGAGAAGTAG
- the rplS gene encoding 50S ribosomal protein L19 has translation MDIIRAIEQQQIKQDLPEFHVGDNVKVHYRITEGNRERIQVFQGDVIRRQGESVRETFTVRKISFSIGVERTFPVHSPKIEKIEVTRKGDVRRAKLYYLRNKVGKAAKIKEKAFR, from the coding sequence ATGGATATCATTCGCGCTATTGAGCAGCAGCAGATCAAGCAGGACCTCCCCGAGTTCCACGTGGGCGACAACGTGAAGGTTCACTATCGCATCACCGAGGGCAACCGCGAGCGTATCCAGGTGTTCCAGGGCGACGTCATCCGCCGTCAGGGCGAGTCGGTCCGCGAGACCTTCACCGTGCGCAAGATCAGCTTCTCCATCGGCGTGGAGCGCACCTTCCCCGTGCATTCCCCGAAGATCGAGAAGATCGAGGTCACCCGCAAGGGCGATGTGCGCCGTGCCAAGCTGTACTACCTGCGCAACAAGGTGGGCAAGGCCGCCAAGATCAAGGAGAAGGCGTTCCGCTAG
- a CDS encoding ribonuclease HII, translating into MDLTVPEIRRKLQEADAAAFAVLERSLVADTRKGVRAAVEVARRRLEAEAAEEARLAGMYAFERELAAERGGSVVIGLDEVGRGPLAGPLAVGGVVLDADDPIAGLNDSKQVRPEDREAIAGEVRRRARAWTVQYVEPADIDRVGMTAALRRAFAAAIAEVEAQGVAVDVVLLDGNPLHLDPREVNVVKGDGKCASIAAASLVAKVARDHVMEAYAEQYPGYGFESNKGYGSEGHMAAIRERGLCPIHRRSFCSFAAQESLF; encoded by the coding sequence ATTGATCTGACCGTCCCCGAGATCCGACGGAAGCTGCAGGAGGCCGATGCGGCCGCCTTCGCCGTGCTGGAGCGGTCGCTTGTGGCCGACACGCGCAAGGGCGTGCGGGCCGCCGTGGAGGTGGCGCGGCGCCGACTTGAGGCCGAGGCCGCCGAGGAGGCGCGGCTCGCGGGGATGTACGCCTTCGAGCGGGAGCTCGCCGCCGAGCGGGGAGGGTCGGTGGTCATCGGGCTCGATGAGGTGGGACGCGGGCCCTTGGCGGGGCCTTTGGCCGTGGGGGGCGTGGTGCTGGACGCGGACGACCCCATCGCCGGGCTCAACGACTCCAAGCAGGTGAGGCCGGAGGACCGCGAGGCCATCGCAGGCGAAGTGCGCCGGCGCGCCCGGGCGTGGACGGTGCAGTACGTGGAGCCGGCCGACATCGACCGGGTGGGCATGACGGCGGCCCTGCGCCGGGCCTTTGCCGCCGCCATCGCCGAGGTGGAGGCCCAAGGCGTCGCGGTGGATGTCGTGCTTCTGGACGGCAACCCGCTGCATCTTGATCCGCGGGAGGTGAACGTCGTGAAGGGGGACGGGAAGTGTGCCTCCATCGCCGCCGCGTCGCTCGTGGCCAAGGTGGCGCGCGATCATGTGATGGAGGCCTATGCCGAGCAGTACCCCGGCTACGGTTTCGAATCGAACAAGGGGTACGGCTCCGAGGGCCATATGGCCGCCATCCGCGAGCGGGGGCTTTGCCCCATCCACCGCCGCAGCTTCTGCTCCTTTGCCGCCCAGGAGAGCCTGTTCTAG
- a CDS encoding YraN family protein gives MAASSEAGVLERPAIKEKKAKSASAPKRKAREGSRKRRPADPNAQGRRNQALGARGEEAAARFLQRNGYTILERNWTCFAGEADIIAVNDEALVFVEVKTRRNADKGLPSEAVTRAKREKYERIALAYIQDHFFGEAVVRFDVVAIIVLSDDRAFIRHHLGAYSVG, from the coding sequence ATGGCTGCGAGCAGTGAGGCGGGCGTGTTGGAGCGTCCCGCAATTAAGGAGAAGAAGGCCAAGTCCGCGTCGGCACCCAAACGCAAGGCGAGAGAGGGATCGAGGAAGCGGCGGCCTGCCGACCCGAACGCCCAGGGACGCCGCAACCAGGCGCTGGGGGCGCGGGGCGAGGAGGCGGCCGCGCGGTTCCTCCAGCGCAACGGCTACACCATCCTCGAGCGCAACTGGACCTGTTTCGCCGGGGAGGCCGATATCATCGCCGTCAACGACGAGGCGCTCGTGTTCGTCGAGGTGAAGACGCGCCGCAACGCCGACAAGGGGCTGCCCAGCGAGGCGGTCACCCGGGCCAAGCGCGAGAAGTACGAGCGCATCGCCCTCGCCTACATCCAAGACCATTTCTTCGGCGAGGCCGTGGTGCGCTTCGATGTGGTGGCCATTATCGTGCTCTCCGACGACCGCGCCTTCATCCGGCACCATCTGGGCGCCTATTCGGTGGGTTGA
- a CDS encoding YifB family Mg chelatase-like AAA ATPase, whose product MARGQCAVTGATVRGVEVVPVRVEVVVSGGLPGMAIVGMPDAAIQEARERVRAALRAAGFSMPGEKIVVNLAPSHLRKTGSGFDLPIALGILAATGQIDPAWARDALYVGELSLDGRVRPVAGTLACAICARRLGLDFVCAADSDPVPLDDVRLLAMTSLVQAAREGGAAAVLPAHGGRAAPAAVEALDFAEVAGHETAKRAFQIAAAGGHGLLMMGPPGSGKTMLASRVPTIMPPLCPDEMLEAAVVHSVAAEPIDAIIAGQRPFRHPHHSATLAGLVGGGSPLRPGEVSLAHHGVLFLDELAEFKSSVLQGIRQPMESGSVMLTRADGNVTFPARFVLVAASNPCPCGYFGDEERECTCTVPQIRGYQNRIGGPLIDRIDLHLDVRRIRPAEILERKRGTSSAQLREGVMAARDFASWRASQMAEKGSDGSIEALADGPRRFMIAQAELRAMSGRAITRTLAVARTIADLAESQEIESAHIAEAVNFRVRDGIGGK is encoded by the coding sequence GTGGCGCGGGGTCAATGCGCCGTCACGGGGGCGACGGTTCGCGGCGTGGAAGTGGTGCCGGTGCGGGTCGAGGTGGTCGTTTCCGGCGGCCTGCCGGGCATGGCCATCGTGGGCATGCCGGATGCGGCCATCCAGGAGGCGCGGGAGCGGGTGCGCGCCGCGCTGCGGGCAGCGGGGTTCTCCATGCCGGGGGAGAAGATCGTCGTGAACCTGGCGCCGAGCCATCTGCGCAAGACGGGTTCGGGGTTCGACCTTCCCATAGCCTTGGGCATTCTGGCGGCCACGGGGCAGATCGATCCGGCTTGGGCGCGGGACGCGCTCTACGTGGGCGAGCTCTCGCTGGATGGGCGGGTGCGGCCGGTGGCGGGCACGCTCGCCTGCGCCATCTGCGCCCGGCGCCTCGGGCTGGACTTCGTCTGCGCCGCCGACAGCGATCCGGTGCCCTTAGACGACGTGCGGCTGCTCGCTATGACGTCGCTGGTTCAGGCGGCCCGTGAGGGAGGCGCGGCAGCGGTGCTGCCGGCCCACGGGGGACGGGCGGCCCCGGCGGCCGTCGAGGCGCTCGACTTCGCGGAGGTCGCGGGCCACGAGACGGCCAAGCGGGCCTTCCAGATCGCCGCGGCCGGCGGTCACGGGCTGCTCATGATGGGACCGCCCGGGTCGGGCAAGACCATGCTCGCCTCCCGAGTGCCCACCATCATGCCGCCGCTCTGTCCCGACGAGATGCTGGAGGCGGCCGTGGTCCATTCCGTGGCCGCCGAGCCCATCGATGCCATCATCGCGGGCCAGCGCCCCTTCCGCCATCCGCATCACAGCGCCACGTTGGCCGGGCTCGTGGGAGGCGGCAGCCCCCTGCGGCCGGGCGAGGTGTCCCTGGCCCACCACGGAGTGCTCTTCTTGGACGAGCTGGCGGAGTTCAAAAGCTCGGTTTTGCAGGGTATACGCCAGCCCATGGAGAGCGGATCGGTGATGCTCACCCGGGCCGACGGCAACGTGACCTTCCCGGCGCGGTTCGTGCTCGTGGCGGCCAGCAACCCGTGTCCCTGCGGGTACTTCGGCGACGAGGAGCGGGAGTGCACCTGCACGGTGCCCCAGATCCGGGGCTACCAGAACCGCATAGGCGGACCGCTCATCGATCGCATCGACCTGCATCTGGATGTCCGCCGCATTCGTCCGGCAGAGATTTTGGAACGGAAGCGGGGGACGAGCTCCGCGCAGCTGCGGGAGGGGGTGATGGCGGCCCGGGACTTCGCCTCGTGGCGCGCATCGCAGATGGCCGAGAAGGGGTCTGATGGCTCCATAGAGGCCTTGGCCGACGGGCCGCGCCGCTTCATGATCGCCCAGGCGGAGCTGCGCGCCATGAGCGGCAGGGCCATCACGCGCACGCTCGCGGTGGCCCGCACCATCGCCGACCTGGCGGAATCCCAGGAAATCGAGAGCGCGCACATCGCGGAGGCCGTGAACTTCCGCGTGCGCGATGGAATAGGAGGAAAGTGA
- the dprA gene encoding DNA-processing protein DprA, whose amino-acid sequence MPVKVMRLEGERFELALEDSLFPKALKSIPHPPARLYGVGRPGALAEGLAVVGARRATPYGRGCAKRFAAAAAERGVAIISGGARGCDAVAHEAALAAGAPTVAFLGGGCNQLYPAENAGLFQRIVAAGGAVVSEHEWDFPPQPHTFRARNRLIAGLSRATLIVEAGLPSGTFSTADEALLAGREVWVVPGAITSAASKGANRLLYQGALPIVDDDAFADALFSTFGCLKEQRAEAADDRGKASQPYRGEEALLAALQAEPLGMEALRQLAEDHAPAGDTFTWLMIWLAEAQRDGLIAQYPDGRYGPHPALRTAV is encoded by the coding sequence ATGCCGGTGAAGGTAATGAGATTGGAAGGGGAGCGCTTCGAGCTTGCCTTGGAGGATTCGCTGTTCCCGAAGGCGCTGAAGAGCATACCCCACCCGCCGGCGCGCCTGTACGGTGTGGGCCGCCCCGGCGCGCTGGCCGAGGGACTGGCCGTCGTGGGTGCGCGGCGCGCGACGCCCTACGGGCGCGGCTGCGCCAAGCGCTTTGCCGCAGCCGCAGCCGAGCGCGGCGTCGCCATCATCTCCGGGGGCGCGCGGGGCTGCGACGCCGTGGCCCACGAGGCGGCCCTGGCCGCGGGCGCGCCCACGGTGGCCTTCCTCGGGGGCGGCTGCAACCAGCTGTACCCGGCGGAGAACGCGGGGCTCTTCCAGCGCATCGTGGCGGCAGGCGGCGCGGTGGTCTCCGAGCACGAATGGGACTTCCCGCCCCAGCCCCACACCTTCCGCGCCCGCAACCGGCTCATTGCGGGGCTCTCCCGGGCCACGCTCATCGTGGAGGCGGGGCTGCCCTCGGGCACGTTCTCCACGGCCGACGAGGCGCTGCTCGCGGGCCGGGAGGTATGGGTGGTGCCCGGGGCCATCACCTCTGCGGCGTCGAAGGGGGCGAACCGCCTGCTGTACCAGGGGGCGCTTCCTATCGTCGACGACGATGCCTTCGCCGATGCGCTCTTCTCAACCTTCGGTTGTCTGAAGGAGCAGCGGGCCGAGGCTGCGGACGATCGCGGCAAGGCGAGTCAGCCCTATCGCGGCGAGGAGGCTCTGCTCGCGGCGCTGCAAGCGGAGCCTTTGGGCATGGAGGCCCTGCGTCAGTTGGCCGAGGACCATGCTCCGGCTGGCGACACGTTCACCTGGCTCATGATTTGGCTCGCCGAGGCCCAGCGCGACGGGCTCATCGCCCAGTACCCCGACGGGCGCTACGGCCCGCATCCGGCCCTGCGGACGGCGGTATAG
- the trmFO gene encoding methylenetetrahydrofolate--tRNA-(uracil(54)-C(5))-methyltransferase (FADH(2)-oxidizing) TrmFO, translating into MSNTVTIVGAGLAGSEAALSLASRRISVRLVEMRPAHPTAVHHTGDAAELVCSNSLKSTKPDSAAGLLKAELATLGSPLIAAAKRHAVAAGGALAVDRVLFSQDVTRQVEEHPLIAVERREATDIPSLVAGSDAIVLASGPLTSDALSSSLMALTGRDALAFYDAAAPVVMADSIDFGKVFRQSRYEDAGAGGDYLNAPFTREEYDAFIEQLLAAERVIAKDFETRELFQACQPIEEIARAGRDAPRFGTLKPVGLTDPRTGRRPWAALQLRAEDAHGASYNLVGFQTNLTFPEQRRVFRMIPGLEEAEFARYGVMHRNTFIDAPRLLDRRNRLVTPQADVLGVPVYVAGQLAGTEGYCEAIRSGLHVALAVTADLAGIALPELPTETVFGALLAYATDPATKDYQPMHVNFGLMAPLSPPVRNKRARYQAYADRANEALAGYKEALAEAGLLP; encoded by the coding sequence ATGAGCAATACGGTAACCATAGTAGGCGCAGGACTGGCGGGCAGCGAGGCGGCCCTGAGCCTCGCCTCGCGCAGAATCTCCGTGCGCCTTGTCGAGATGCGCCCCGCGCATCCGACCGCCGTGCACCATACGGGGGACGCGGCCGAGCTCGTCTGCTCCAACTCGCTCAAGAGCACCAAGCCCGACAGCGCGGCGGGGCTCTTGAAGGCGGAGCTCGCGACTCTGGGATCGCCGCTGATCGCGGCGGCGAAGCGCCATGCGGTGGCCGCGGGCGGCGCGTTGGCGGTGGATCGGGTGCTGTTCTCCCAGGACGTGACGCGCCAGGTGGAGGAGCATCCCCTCATTGCGGTGGAGCGCCGCGAGGCGACGGACATCCCCTCCCTTGTCGCCGGCTCGGACGCGATCGTCTTGGCGAGCGGCCCGCTCACCTCCGATGCGCTCTCGTCGTCGCTTATGGCCCTGACGGGGCGAGACGCCCTGGCCTTCTACGACGCCGCGGCGCCGGTGGTGATGGCGGATTCCATCGACTTCGGGAAGGTGTTTCGCCAAAGCCGCTACGAGGACGCCGGTGCCGGCGGGGACTACCTGAACGCCCCGTTCACCCGGGAGGAGTACGACGCCTTCATCGAGCAGCTTCTCGCGGCCGAGCGCGTCATCGCGAAGGACTTCGAGACCCGCGAGCTGTTCCAGGCCTGCCAGCCCATCGAGGAGATAGCCCGGGCCGGCCGCGACGCCCCGCGCTTCGGCACCCTGAAGCCGGTGGGGCTCACCGATCCGCGCACGGGGCGCCGCCCTTGGGCGGCTTTGCAGCTGCGCGCCGAGGACGCCCACGGCGCCAGCTACAACCTCGTCGGGTTCCAGACCAACCTCACCTTCCCCGAGCAGCGCCGCGTGTTTCGCATGATCCCCGGCCTGGAAGAGGCGGAGTTCGCGCGCTACGGCGTCATGCACCGCAACACCTTCATCGACGCGCCGCGGCTGCTCGACCGTCGTAACCGGCTCGTCACGCCGCAAGCGGACGTCCTCGGCGTCCCCGTCTACGTGGCGGGGCAGCTTGCCGGCACCGAGGGCTACTGCGAGGCCATCCGCAGCGGGCTGCACGTCGCGCTGGCCGTGACCGCCGACCTTGCGGGGATCGCGCTGCCGGAGCTGCCGACGGAGACGGTGTTCGGGGCGCTTCTGGCCTACGCCACGGATCCGGCGACGAAGGACTACCAGCCCATGCACGTGAACTTCGGGCTCATGGCTCCGCTCTCGCCCCCGGTGCGCAACAAGCGCGCCCGCTACCAGGCCTACGCCGATCGCGCCAACGAGGCGCTTGCGGGCTACAAGGAGGCCCTGGCCGAGGCGGGGCTGCTGCCGTGA
- a CDS encoding tyrosine recombinase: MTGRKGAGGGNAADGAPLPGEEAVARFGDHLASEMGASTHTVRAYREDMEAYLRWAQRAGVDPLAPTYRQLRRYLAELDQARYARTTIKRHLSSLRTFFRWACVTGLAPADPASVLSAPKVDRRLPKVVSDGDVERLLAVYGPTDADGAPREQTAAQMRDAALLEFLFSCGARVSEASGLLLSWVNFPEREVKVFGKRAKERIVPLSRRGAEAMARYLEKARPELLGDRQSDYFFVSNRGNQMKPDGIRKMFKRALAAAGLDESLSPHALRHSFATDLLEGGADLRSVQDMLGHASLTTTQIYTHVTPERLKEIHGLAHPRA, encoded by the coding sequence GTGACGGGGCGCAAAGGCGCTGGCGGCGGAAACGCCGCCGACGGGGCGCCGCTGCCCGGCGAAGAGGCGGTGGCGCGGTTCGGCGATCACCTCGCCTCCGAGATGGGCGCCTCGACCCATACGGTGCGCGCCTATCGCGAGGACATGGAGGCCTACCTGCGCTGGGCGCAGCGGGCGGGCGTCGATCCGCTCGCTCCCACCTACCGCCAGCTGAGGCGCTACCTCGCCGAGCTCGACCAGGCGCGCTACGCCCGCACCACCATCAAGCGGCACCTGTCGTCTCTGCGCACGTTCTTCCGCTGGGCGTGCGTGACCGGTCTCGCCCCGGCCGATCCCGCCAGCGTGCTGTCGGCCCCCAAGGTCGACCGCCGGCTCCCGAAGGTCGTGTCCGACGGCGACGTGGAGCGCCTGCTGGCCGTCTACGGCCCGACCGACGCCGACGGCGCGCCCCGCGAGCAGACGGCGGCGCAGATGCGCGACGCGGCGCTCCTGGAATTTTTGTTCTCCTGCGGCGCCCGCGTCTCCGAGGCCTCCGGGCTCCTCCTTTCCTGGGTGAACTTCCCCGAGCGCGAGGTGAAGGTGTTCGGCAAGCGCGCCAAGGAGCGCATCGTGCCCTTGAGCCGCCGGGGCGCCGAGGCCATGGCCCGCTATCTCGAGAAGGCGCGGCCGGAGCTGCTCGGCGACAGGCAGAGCGACTACTTCTTCGTCAGCAACCGGGGCAACCAGATGAAGCCCGACGGCATCCGCAAGATGTTCAAGCGCGCTCTGGCCGCTGCGGGGTTGGACGAGTCGCTCTCGCCCCATGCCCTGCGCCACTCCTTCGCCACCGATCTTCTGGAGGGCGGCGCCGATCTGCGCAGCGTCCAGGACATGCTGGGGCACGCGAGCCTCACCACCACGCAGATCTACACCCACGTGACCCCGGAGCGCCTGAAGGAGATCCACGGCCTCGCCCATCCGCGCGCGTAA